A single region of the Acidithiobacillus acidisediminis genome encodes:
- a CDS encoding DUF2322 family protein translates to MNALPAVDQIRELHFYGGPKAELQLMLAQRPDNRLSIQVLYQLALRHGVISPSGARETLAQLPQEAAAADARALLQRVLDQGEFLAVRVQR, encoded by the coding sequence ATGAATGCATTGCCGGCAGTAGATCAGATTCGTGAACTGCACTTTTACGGTGGACCGAAGGCCGAGTTACAACTGATGCTGGCGCAGCGGCCAGATAATCGTCTCTCCATTCAGGTGCTGTATCAGCTCGCCCTGCGTCATGGTGTGATCAGCCCCAGCGGCGCGCGTGAGACGTTGGCCCAGCTCCCGCAGGAGGCCGCCGCAGCAGACGCCCGCGCCCTGCTCCAGCGCGTGCTGGACCAGGGAGAATTCCTCGCGGTACGAGTGCAGCGTTAA
- a CDS encoding exodeoxyribonuclease III encodes MRLYSWNVNGWRAALRKGLRDWVATAQPDLLCIQESKADPDKLAEAERELPGYHGDWAAAERAGYSGVATFSRSPLPLRQSGLGDPRYDREGRVLVHDCGGFDLYNIYFPNGKKDAERLAYKLDFYRDFLAQIETRVAAGRPVIFCGDVNTAHHPIDLARPAENAKISGFLPEERAWLDRWEAAGWVDSFRYLHPQEQCFSWWSQRTAARERNVGWRLDYFWVHRSLLPRIRGAGIATDVLGSDHCPVWLDID; translated from the coding sequence ATGCGTCTGTACAGCTGGAACGTCAATGGGTGGCGTGCCGCCCTGCGCAAGGGGCTGCGCGACTGGGTGGCGACGGCGCAACCCGACCTGCTCTGCATACAGGAAAGCAAGGCCGATCCCGACAAGCTTGCTGAGGCGGAACGCGAGTTACCGGGATACCACGGCGACTGGGCAGCCGCGGAGCGGGCCGGATACAGTGGTGTGGCAACTTTTTCCCGCTCTCCACTGCCCTTGCGGCAATCCGGCCTCGGCGATCCCCGCTACGACCGGGAGGGGCGCGTCCTGGTCCACGATTGTGGCGGCTTCGATCTTTACAATATCTATTTTCCGAATGGGAAGAAGGATGCGGAACGGCTTGCCTATAAGCTCGATTTCTATCGTGATTTTCTTGCGCAGATCGAGACCCGAGTAGCTGCGGGACGTCCAGTGATCTTTTGTGGTGATGTGAACACCGCGCACCACCCCATCGATCTCGCCCGTCCCGCAGAAAATGCCAAGATTTCCGGTTTTCTGCCAGAAGAGCGTGCCTGGCTCGATCGCTGGGAAGCGGCGGGCTGGGTCGATAGCTTTCGTTACCTGCACCCGCAGGAGCAATGTTTTTCCTGGTGGAGTCAGCGCACGGCGGCACGCGAGCGCAATGTCGGTTGGCGCCTCGATTATTTCTGGGTACATCGTAGCCTTTTGCCCCGCATCCGCGGCGCTGGGATTGCCACGGATGTTCTGGGTTCGGATCACTGCCCGGTATGGCTGGACATCGATTAG
- the prmB gene encoding 50S ribosomal protein L3 N(5)-glutamine methyltransferase codes for MRWQEYRSLATGLHSIEDFWRYGQSRFARAAIDCSQGYQQPKAEAAALLARRLALEPEDLPELRSARLTPAEGDWVLDAFYQREILRRPTAYILQEAWFAGLRFFVDERVLIPRSLLEPFIEEGFAPWIAATGVQRILEIGTGSGCLAVALAERFPEAMVDAVDISSAALTVAERNVRAHGLEERIRLLVSDLFSALPAERYDLIVSNPPYVDAAAMAALPPEYQHEPRLALAAGEDGLTCLVPLLQEAPEHLRAGGILVLETGDAEEALLTQYPELPLIWLEHPAGGYGACLLRPEDPVA; via the coding sequence ATGCGCTGGCAAGAATATCGGAGTTTGGCAACTGGTTTGCACAGTATCGAAGACTTCTGGCGCTATGGTCAGAGCCGATTTGCGCGTGCGGCCATTGACTGCAGCCAGGGCTATCAGCAGCCGAAGGCGGAAGCAGCCGCGCTTCTGGCTCGGCGTTTGGCGCTGGAGCCGGAAGACTTGCCCGAGCTACGCAGCGCAAGACTGACGCCAGCGGAGGGCGACTGGGTCCTCGATGCGTTCTACCAGCGCGAAATCCTGCGCCGACCCACTGCCTATATCTTGCAGGAGGCCTGGTTTGCTGGCCTGCGTTTTTTTGTCGATGAGCGGGTGTTGATCCCGCGCAGTCTCCTCGAACCCTTCATTGAGGAAGGCTTTGCGCCCTGGATCGCGGCAACGGGTGTGCAGCGAATTCTGGAGATCGGCACCGGCTCGGGATGTCTGGCGGTGGCCCTCGCCGAGCGTTTTCCCGAGGCTATGGTCGATGCGGTGGATATTTCTTCCGCCGCCTTGACGGTGGCGGAGCGCAACGTCCGTGCCCATGGCCTTGAGGAGAGGATACGGCTGCTGGTCTCCGACCTCTTCTCGGCGCTGCCGGCGGAGCGCTATGACCTGATCGTCAGCAATCCGCCCTATGTAGACGCCGCGGCGATGGCGGCATTGCCCCCAGAATACCAGCACGAGCCACGTCTCGCTCTGGCCGCTGGTGAGGATGGGCTGACCTGCCTGGTGCCTCTGTTGCAAGAGGCACCAGAGCATTTACGGGCGGGAGGAATCCTGGTTCTCGAGACTGGGGATGCCGAGGAAGCCTTGCTGACCCAATATCCGGAACTGCCCCTGATCTGGCTGGAGCACCCTGCAGGTGGGTACGGTGCTTGCCTGCTCCGACCTGAAGATCCAGTCGCTTAG
- a CDS encoding LysR family transcriptional regulator, with protein MKLQVEDLLSFLEVAEQGGVASATARLHRSQPTISGRLQRLQLALGEPLYLREGRGIRLSPAGEALLPLLRHLRADLQQIETWVSQRQQQQEGQLRIAASSTVANYFLMEHLARFRTAYPGIELRLQTGVLPLESWDWNDWDLVFTEEAIAAEALPKPLQQRPWREDELVAILPLQHPWILAGKKSATWTEILQEPIVWREAHSGIRRRVEAALRAAGLKPSYTVEVTGVEALREAVAAGLGIGFASVEALDKVRWPLASLRLEPPTGLFWTLYLVHPQAEYGSHALRAFLDVLVPEA; from the coding sequence ATGAAATTACAAGTAGAAGATCTGCTCAGCTTTCTCGAGGTGGCAGAACAGGGCGGCGTTGCCAGCGCCACGGCCCGACTGCACCGCAGCCAGCCGACGATCTCTGGACGCTTGCAGCGACTGCAGCTCGCCCTAGGCGAGCCCCTGTATCTGCGCGAGGGGCGGGGCATTCGTCTTAGCCCAGCGGGAGAAGCCCTTCTCCCTCTCCTGCGCCATCTGCGGGCAGACCTGCAGCAGATCGAGACCTGGGTCAGTCAGCGACAACAGCAGCAGGAAGGCCAGCTCCGCATTGCCGCCAGCAGCACCGTTGCCAACTATTTTCTCATGGAGCATTTGGCACGCTTCCGCACCGCCTATCCGGGCATCGAGTTGCGCTTGCAGACCGGCGTCTTACCCTTGGAGAGTTGGGACTGGAATGACTGGGATCTGGTCTTTACCGAGGAGGCGATTGCAGCAGAGGCACTGCCCAAGCCTCTACAGCAGCGCCCTTGGCGCGAAGACGAACTGGTTGCCATTCTACCGCTACAGCACCCCTGGATACTGGCGGGCAAGAAAAGCGCAACCTGGACAGAAATCCTGCAAGAGCCCATCGTCTGGCGCGAGGCCCATTCCGGCATCCGCCGCCGGGTGGAAGCGGCCCTGCGCGCAGCCGGACTGAAACCCAGCTATACCGTCGAAGTGACCGGCGTCGAGGCCCTGCGCGAGGCGGTAGCCGCGGGTTTGGGCATTGGTTTTGCGTCGGTCGAGGCCCTGGACAAGGTGCGCTGGCCCCTCGCCTCCCTGCGCCTGGAACCGCCGACAGGGTTGTTCTGGACGCTATATCTGGTGCATCCGCAAGCGGAATATGGATCCCATGCTTTGCGGGCCTTTCTCGACGTGTTGGTACCCGAAGCCTAA
- a CDS encoding DHA2 family efflux MFS transporter permease subunit — MAKSAEKLPWLLFLGVGLALALGSFDGASVQGIFPYLAGGVATSSEHALWTLTYFIVNWSVGITLMPWTSARFGARRVFLAACLLAALGSVISASTSNLWILLLSRAMEGMAAGLLVPLSQSLFLRASPAERHGLVTVLWSNAMLVPFFVGPALGGYLAVNLSYRWIFALSVPIWLLAAWLGTRQIAEERGPRPAAFDLLGFLLLYAGLMALQIVLDNGEQYGWWHSQFILRVSLLALALLSLFAWRVATARHPLLRFHYLRHRNYWLGLLLLCLGWALFMGWASLLPLWAEENLGFNGWWGSLILIPIGLAAVPVSTLMDRLHGLFGLRRLASACFLLFAFAYGTAYLSPMMSLGDLFWPIFFVGLGVGSLFVPLTLIILSGVPKEEIPSASTTSNFIRVFSANIGVSILEVWWTRGTALAQAHLRADIRTSSGLPMPVLLRHMESVAATLSLDNLLRLSLWIALAAAVAAYLFLISPRRLATSASSYVEEEERETASA; from the coding sequence ATGGCAAAGAGTGCAGAAAAACTGCCTTGGCTGCTCTTCCTTGGTGTAGGGCTGGCGCTCGCCCTGGGTTCCTTCGATGGCGCGTCGGTGCAGGGAATCTTTCCCTATCTCGCTGGCGGTGTTGCCACCAGCAGCGAGCACGCGCTCTGGACGCTGACCTATTTCATCGTCAATTGGTCCGTGGGAATCACCTTGATGCCTTGGACAAGCGCACGTTTTGGCGCCCGCCGGGTCTTTCTTGCGGCCTGCCTGTTGGCGGCGCTGGGCAGTGTGATCAGCGCAAGCACCAGCAACCTCTGGATCCTGCTTCTCAGCCGGGCGATGGAAGGAATGGCCGCTGGACTCCTGGTCCCCCTAAGTCAGAGCCTGTTCCTTCGGGCAAGTCCCGCAGAGCGGCATGGCTTGGTCACCGTCCTGTGGAGCAACGCGATGCTCGTTCCCTTCTTCGTGGGTCCTGCCCTGGGCGGCTACCTCGCGGTCAACCTGAGTTATCGCTGGATATTTGCCCTTTCCGTACCGATCTGGCTATTGGCCGCTTGGTTGGGAACTCGCCAGATTGCAGAAGAGCGTGGTCCGCGCCCAGCGGCTTTCGACCTGCTCGGCTTTCTGCTGTTGTACGCGGGCTTGATGGCCCTGCAAATCGTCCTCGACAATGGTGAGCAGTATGGTTGGTGGCACTCGCAGTTCATCTTGCGCGTCAGCCTCCTTGCCTTGGCCTTGCTCTCTCTCTTTGCTTGGCGTGTGGCTACGGCAAGACATCCGCTGTTGCGCTTTCACTATTTGCGCCACCGCAACTACTGGCTGGGCTTACTCTTACTCTGTCTGGGTTGGGCATTGTTCATGGGCTGGGCGTCCCTGCTGCCCCTCTGGGCCGAGGAAAATCTGGGTTTCAATGGCTGGTGGGGTAGCCTCATTCTGATTCCCATCGGCCTCGCGGCGGTACCCGTGTCGACGCTCATGGATCGCTTACACGGGCTTTTCGGCCTCCGGCGCCTGGCCAGCGCCTGCTTTCTGCTCTTCGCCTTTGCCTACGGCACGGCCTATTTGAGCCCGATGATGAGTCTGGGAGATCTGTTCTGGCCGATCTTCTTTGTTGGGCTCGGCGTGGGCTCGCTCTTCGTACCGCTGACTTTGATCATTCTCTCCGGGGTGCCCAAGGAGGAGATTCCCTCGGCCAGCACCACCAGCAATTTTATCCGAGTGTTCAGCGCCAACATTGGCGTGAGTATCCTGGAAGTGTGGTGGACGCGGGGAACGGCGCTGGCGCAGGCACATCTGCGGGCGGATATTCGGACATCGTCTGGCTTGCCTATGCCGGTTCTGCTGCGGCACATGGAGAGTGTCGCGGCTACCCTGAGTCTCGACAATCTGCTGCGTCTCTCCCTGTGGATTGCCCTTGCAGCAGCGGTAGCGGCGTATCTGTTCCTGATCTCGCCGCGGCGTCTGGCGACGTCCGCAAGCAGCTACGTGGAGGAAGAAGAGCGAGAGACGGCTTCGGCGTAA
- a CDS encoding mechanosensitive ion channel family protein produces the protein MKHLEIIWTWFRTPIPFPGGIQIEPLGIVELILLLILLWWGARWLRKLTRSLLSRRLDPSLAYAISRIGYYFFLAFGALIVLQSIGVNLSSLSIFGGVIGVGLGFGLQNIFSNFASGLILLMEQSIKVGDYIQIKENGLHGEVIHLGVRYTQVRTNDNIDILVPNSQFVNGEVINWSLSDSTMRLHIPFRVPYGTDREALRDMVIAAALQANSTLNVEGKKPGLWVKAFGEAGYDCDMIVWVDRHALMRPGSTSAEYHWLLADALEQAGIEIPRPRQEISFARAQDAQRYAEAVSRSSSST, from the coding sequence GTGAAGCATCTCGAAATCATCTGGACATGGTTTCGCACCCCCATACCATTTCCCGGCGGCATCCAGATCGAGCCACTCGGCATTGTCGAACTGATCCTGCTGCTCATTCTCCTGTGGTGGGGTGCCCGCTGGCTGCGAAAATTGACGCGCAGTCTCCTGAGTCGACGCCTGGATCCCTCCCTGGCCTATGCCATCTCCCGCATCGGCTATTATTTTTTTCTTGCCTTCGGGGCACTGATCGTCCTGCAGAGCATTGGCGTCAACCTCAGCAGTCTGTCGATCTTTGGCGGGGTCATCGGGGTTGGCCTGGGCTTTGGTCTGCAGAACATCTTCAGTAATTTCGCGTCGGGACTGATCTTGCTGATGGAGCAAAGCATCAAGGTGGGAGATTATATTCAGATCAAGGAAAATGGCTTGCATGGCGAGGTGATTCACCTCGGCGTGCGCTACACCCAAGTCCGCACGAACGACAACATCGATATCCTGGTGCCCAATTCCCAGTTCGTGAATGGTGAAGTCATCAATTGGAGCCTCAGCGATAGCACCATGCGCCTGCACATCCCCTTTCGCGTGCCCTACGGTACGGATCGCGAAGCGCTGCGCGACATGGTCATCGCGGCGGCACTGCAAGCCAACAGCACCCTGAACGTCGAAGGAAAAAAACCGGGCTTGTGGGTCAAAGCCTTTGGCGAGGCTGGCTATGACTGCGATATGATCGTCTGGGTCGATCGACACGCGCTGATGCGTCCTGGCAGTACCAGTGCTGAGTACCACTGGCTCCTGGCGGATGCCCTGGAGCAGGCGGGTATCGAGATCCCCCGCCCACGTCAGGAAATCAGCTTTGCCCGCGCGCAGGATGCCCAGCGTTACGCCGAAGCCGTCTCTCGCTCTTCTTCCTCCACGTAG
- the argS gene encoding arginine--tRNA ligase: MKNFVAEPLSLALRDLQQQGMLHDLPAQLDFDRPRQVEHGHLASNIALLLAKGAGKKPRDLAQAILDALPASPWIERVEIAGPGFLNFFLRPAGFQEAIAQVCAAGANFGRQDLGAGQRLHLEFVSANPTGPLHVGHGRGAAYGASLAEILRFCGYEVFCEYYVNDAGRQMDILAASVYLRYLEAAGEDLPWPFPQSAYRGDYVREIAAGLLAREGVAWLPAALDMPDLAAIADGDTAVDTLIAYLKAALGSEGYLRLHAAGLQEILSDIRADLAEFGVHYQNWYSEASLMQGGAVERAVERLQAGGYCYVADGAIWFRSTDFGDDKDRVLRRENGAYTYFASDVAYHFEKTERGFQRLIDMWGADHHGYIPRVRASMQALGADASSLEVLLVQFAILYRGSEKVSMSTRAGEFVTLRQLREEVGNDAARFFYVLRRADQHLDFDLELATKHSEENPVFYIQYAHARVHSLRRQASERGLSLPPAVVDLTTLTDPRELELADLLWRFPEQVASAARDREPHQIAFYLKDLAASFHTYYNATRILVEDEATRWARLTLADAVAQVLRNGLGLLGVGAPEQM; the protein is encoded by the coding sequence GTGAAAAATTTCGTCGCCGAACCTCTCTCGCTGGCCCTGCGGGACCTGCAGCAGCAGGGAATGCTGCACGACCTGCCGGCACAACTCGACTTCGATCGTCCGCGTCAGGTCGAGCATGGTCACCTCGCCAGCAATATCGCCCTGCTCCTCGCCAAGGGCGCTGGGAAAAAGCCTCGCGATCTGGCGCAGGCCATCCTGGACGCTCTACCCGCATCCCCGTGGATCGAGCGGGTAGAAATCGCCGGGCCGGGTTTCCTCAATTTTTTCCTGCGTCCGGCAGGATTCCAGGAGGCCATTGCCCAGGTGTGCGCCGCTGGCGCTAATTTCGGTCGCCAGGATCTCGGCGCCGGCCAACGCCTGCACTTGGAATTTGTCTCGGCCAACCCCACCGGGCCCTTGCATGTGGGGCACGGGCGAGGGGCCGCCTATGGCGCCAGTCTGGCAGAGATTCTGCGCTTTTGCGGTTATGAGGTGTTCTGCGAGTACTACGTCAACGATGCTGGCCGGCAGATGGATATCCTCGCGGCCAGTGTCTATCTGCGCTACCTCGAGGCGGCGGGGGAAGATCTCCCCTGGCCCTTTCCGCAGAGCGCCTACCGCGGTGATTATGTGCGCGAGATTGCGGCGGGCCTTCTGGCTCGGGAGGGCGTGGCCTGGCTTCCTGCCGCCTTGGACATGCCGGACCTTGCCGCCATTGCCGACGGCGACACGGCTGTCGATACCCTGATTGCCTACTTGAAAGCAGCGCTTGGAAGCGAGGGATACCTGCGTTTGCATGCCGCCGGTCTGCAGGAAATCCTGAGCGATATCCGCGCCGACTTGGCCGAGTTTGGCGTCCACTACCAAAATTGGTATTCCGAGGCCTCCCTGATGCAAGGGGGCGCGGTTGAACGCGCCGTGGAGCGCTTGCAGGCGGGGGGGTATTGCTATGTTGCGGATGGAGCGATTTGGTTTCGCTCGACGGACTTCGGCGATGATAAGGACCGGGTGCTGCGGCGCGAGAATGGTGCCTATACCTATTTTGCCTCGGATGTCGCCTACCACTTCGAAAAAACAGAGCGTGGTTTTCAGCGCTTGATCGACATGTGGGGGGCCGACCATCACGGTTATATCCCCCGTGTCCGCGCCAGTATGCAGGCCCTGGGGGCTGATGCCAGCAGCCTTGAGGTTCTGTTGGTGCAGTTCGCCATCCTCTATCGTGGTAGTGAAAAGGTATCGATGTCGACCCGCGCCGGCGAGTTCGTGACCTTGCGCCAGTTGCGCGAAGAGGTGGGGAATGATGCCGCACGCTTTTTCTATGTATTGCGCCGTGCCGACCAGCACCTCGACTTCGATCTGGAGCTGGCAACCAAACACTCCGAAGAAAATCCCGTCTTCTACATCCAGTATGCCCACGCGCGGGTTCATTCCTTGCGCCGGCAGGCCTCGGAGCGCGGCCTGTCACTCCCGCCTGCGGTGGTCGATCTGACGACCTTGACGGACCCGCGCGAACTGGAATTGGCAGATCTGCTTTGGCGTTTCCCGGAGCAGGTCGCGAGTGCGGCCCGGGACCGCGAACCGCATCAGATCGCCTTTTACTTGAAGGACTTGGCAGCCAGTTTTCACACCTATTACAACGCCACCCGCATCCTGGTAGAGGACGAGGCCACCCGCTGGGCGCGTCTGACCCTCGCCGATGCTGTTGCCCAGGTCTTGCGCAATGGTCTTGGCCTGCTCGGCGTGGGCGCTCCCGAGCAGATGTAA
- a CDS encoding SPOR domain-containing protein, which translates to MRDYKDHSSRNPAPESAATPMRQVKRTRPQVPAEEESEPVPPERRRGHGWIWLILIALLLLSGAVWWWIASLPMASGQLGLLPQAASSAATQSVVPRVTVKKAESAVVTPVVAPSVSATALITSAVAVSSSTASTQSVQFNFYHILPQMKVDIPADILGSGPGIPSAETSSVAVGEPVRIQVGALNNFAGAQVIQERLALLGIPSHLEKLQSGAHAQYYLVFTRRYASSSDAQSALAKIRGMGITPVLQPVVAPGLSAPLASPAP; encoded by the coding sequence ATGCGCGACTACAAGGATCACAGCAGCCGCAACCCAGCGCCGGAGTCCGCAGCGACGCCGATGCGGCAGGTGAAGCGCACGCGGCCGCAGGTCCCTGCGGAGGAAGAAAGCGAGCCTGTTCCTCCGGAAAGACGGCGCGGTCATGGGTGGATCTGGCTGATTCTTATCGCCCTGCTCTTGCTGAGCGGGGCAGTCTGGTGGTGGATCGCCAGCCTCCCCATGGCCAGCGGCCAGCTTGGTCTACTTCCCCAGGCGGCGAGTAGCGCAGCTACCCAGAGTGTCGTTCCCCGTGTGACAGTTAAAAAAGCAGAGTCGGCCGTGGTGACACCCGTCGTCGCGCCCAGCGTGTCGGCCACTGCCCTGATTACATCGGCCGTGGCGGTGAGCAGCAGCACAGCCTCGACGCAGAGTGTGCAATTCAATTTCTATCATATTCTGCCACAAATGAAGGTGGATATTCCGGCGGACATCCTGGGTAGCGGACCGGGCATCCCCAGCGCGGAGACGAGCAGCGTTGCCGTCGGTGAGCCGGTTCGCATTCAGGTGGGTGCGCTCAACAATTTTGCCGGTGCGCAGGTGATTCAGGAGCGTCTGGCGCTGCTCGGCATTCCCAGCCACCTGGAAAAACTGCAGAGCGGCGCTCATGCGCAGTACTACCTGGTCTTTACCCGCCGTTATGCTTCCTCCAGCGATGCCCAATCGGCCCTGGCCAAGATCCGTGGCATGGGCATCACCCCCGTGTTGCAGCCAGTCGTGGCACCGGGGCTCAGTGCGCCGTTGGCATCTCCAGCGCCTTGA
- a CDS encoding YbjN domain-containing protein — MKHLEAAEALFRHLGWNAKTLQDYPVITCAVGVPNGTLDIYCHVHAELQRILFYVRPQGLELSATHLPALAEFLTRANYGLPIGNFELDWDDLELNCKSSVQLPESCLDIQLLQSYLLAAVETCNHYLPGLRAVAEGKESASAAIKALEMPTAH, encoded by the coding sequence GTGAAGCATTTGGAGGCCGCCGAGGCCTTGTTTCGTCATTTAGGTTGGAATGCCAAGACCTTGCAGGATTATCCGGTCATTACCTGTGCCGTGGGGGTCCCCAACGGCACCCTCGACATCTATTGCCACGTTCATGCCGAACTGCAACGCATCCTCTTTTATGTGCGCCCACAGGGCTTGGAGTTGTCGGCCACTCACTTGCCTGCCCTTGCGGAATTCCTGACCCGCGCCAATTACGGTTTGCCAATCGGCAATTTTGAGCTGGACTGGGATGACTTGGAACTCAACTGCAAGAGCAGCGTGCAGTTACCAGAGTCCTGTTTGGATATCCAGCTACTGCAAAGCTACCTTTTGGCAGCGGTGGAAACGTGCAATCACTATCTCCCCGGGCTACGTGCCGTGGCCGAGGGCAAAGAAAGCGCCAGCGCCGCGATCAAGGCGCTGGAGATGCCAACGGCGCACTGA
- the rsmA gene encoding 16S rRNA (adenine(1518)-N(6)/adenine(1519)-N(6))-dimethyltransferase RsmA, producing the protein MQAAKLPQAKKRFGQNFLVQPAIVARIVSVIAPQARDALLEIGPGPGALTEALLSANDRGTEPLRVIELDRDLLPRLRALAPVERLQIIAGDALQVDYRHLAEEIGRPLRVLGNLPYNISTPLIFHLLAQIDVIEDMHFMLQKEVADRIVAGPGDAAYGRLSLMVQAQAQAEILFPVAPGNFRPVPKVDSAFLRLTPHRPPRLPRPLLEPFAQVVSRAFAQRRKTLANNFKGVCDSAMLEALDISPSARAETLDFAAFQRLAEALAQKGATS; encoded by the coding sequence TTGCAAGCAGCGAAGTTGCCCCAGGCGAAGAAACGCTTTGGCCAGAATTTTCTGGTACAACCGGCCATCGTGGCGCGGATCGTTTCCGTTATCGCACCGCAAGCGCGGGATGCCCTGCTCGAGATCGGTCCCGGCCCCGGTGCCCTGACGGAAGCACTGTTGTCCGCCAACGATCGGGGCACGGAGCCCTTGCGCGTGATTGAGCTCGACCGCGATCTCCTGCCGCGCTTGCGCGCCCTGGCCCCGGTTGAGCGTTTGCAAATCATTGCCGGCGACGCCTTGCAGGTGGACTATCGGCACCTTGCCGAGGAGATCGGGCGCCCCCTGCGCGTGCTGGGCAACCTCCCCTACAACATCTCTACTCCACTGATTTTTCATCTTCTGGCACAGATCGATGTTATAGAGGATATGCACTTCATGTTGCAGAAAGAAGTGGCCGATCGCATCGTGGCAGGACCGGGGGATGCAGCCTATGGCCGCCTGTCTCTCATGGTACAGGCCCAGGCACAGGCAGAAATCCTGTTTCCCGTCGCCCCGGGAAATTTTCGTCCCGTTCCAAAGGTGGACTCGGCCTTTCTGCGCCTGACCCCCCATCGGCCGCCGCGCCTGCCCAGGCCGCTCTTGGAGCCTTTTGCGCAGGTGGTGAGCCGCGCCTTTGCGCAGCGGCGTAAGACCCTGGCCAACAACTTCAAGGGAGTCTGCGATAGCGCTATGCTGGAGGCGCTGGATATTTCTCCCTCGGCGCGGGCAGAAACCCTGGATTTTGCAGCTTTCCAACGCCTCGCCGAGGCACTCGCACAGAAAGGAGCGACATCGTGA
- a CDS encoding HNH endonuclease — MHLVLRLDISGRPMAWETWEEAAAHYARGNVAWTLGDPFFTAHGGLSRCSGETSVLDIHPLIAVRGRHQGKIRPPALNNPTLFHRDRHLCLYCGGSFPQRDLTRDHIIPLSRRGRDIWTNVVTACRWCNSRKDNRTPEEAGMPLLAVPFTPTWAEYLLLSNRRILADQMEFLLAQVPVSRQHVF; from the coding sequence ATGCATCTCGTGCTTCGTCTCGATATCAGCGGCCGGCCCATGGCTTGGGAAACCTGGGAAGAGGCTGCTGCGCACTATGCACGCGGTAATGTCGCGTGGACCCTGGGCGATCCCTTTTTCACCGCCCACGGTGGCCTTTCGCGTTGCAGTGGCGAGACGTCGGTTCTCGACATCCATCCGCTGATCGCCGTGCGCGGACGCCATCAGGGCAAGATTCGCCCCCCGGCCCTGAATAACCCCACCCTGTTTCATCGAGATCGTCACCTTTGCCTCTACTGCGGAGGAAGCTTCCCCCAACGCGATCTGACCCGCGACCACATCATTCCCCTCTCCCGCCGGGGGCGCGACATTTGGACCAACGTCGTAACCGCCTGTCGTTGGTGTAACAGCCGTAAGGACAACCGCACCCCGGAAGAGGCTGGAATGCCCCTCTTGGCGGTCCCTTTTACGCCCACCTGGGCGGAATATCTGCTGCTCAGTAATCGCCGTATCCTTGCTGATCAAATGGAATTCCTGTTGGCGCAGGTACCCGTTTCGCGGCAGCATGTTTTCTAA